The following is a genomic window from Fusarium oxysporum Fo47 chromosome IV, complete sequence.
CCAAACCCGTCTGAATACCATGCGCGTGCTAATATGATCGATAGGCTGGTGTGACGAAGAGCGCCACTATTCGTCTCGATAACAAAATCTACTGCATCCGCGACGGTGGCGAGTGGACCGACTGTCCCAACGGTTCTGGCGTCAACGATCTAATTATTGCGATCGAGAAGCTGCGCCGCTAGACTTGAGTGGCTCGAAAATCTCGGTCCACAACTCACTTGCCTCTCCTAGCGTATAGCTCATAGCAATGCCATCCATACCCGCCTCGTCGTCTCCCGCCATTGCGCCCAGCGTTTCTATGATACTCTCGAGTCCGACTGCCTTGCCCGTCGCCTGAGTGGCCCCCGCTTCGAGCTGGACATGAACAATATGAATGTGAAAGTGGTAATATGTTGGCTGGTAATGCACATAGAGTTTCAGCTGGTCCGGCTCGATCGATGGATACGTCTTGACAGTGGCATCGATAAGATGGGTCTTCATGTGCTGTAGCCAGGGGATGTGCTTCTTGCGAAGGTCTCTCAGCGACCAGATATCCCGTCGTTCGACCAGCGCTAGTAGGTGCAGCGCATCGAGCGTCTTGCGGTCCCAGTTGAGGTCTGGCAGCATGAGGAAACCCTCATCGCCGGCCTCACCAAGCTTCGTTCTGTAGATAACATCTTCTACCTCCTTGCGTCCTTCAATAATGTTAAATACCCAATTGAGTCGTCCTTCCTCCCTCTTGCTGAGCATATACGGTCGAATGTGGTCTTTGTAAATATCTGGTGTCTCCGTCACGAACCGAACACCCTGCTTGCTGTACTTTTTGACGTGCGTTTCGGTACATGGGTAAATCAGGTTGATTTTG
Proteins encoded in this region:
- a CDS encoding HIT-like domain-containing protein, whose translation is MADVKAKAEALVPKFKLDRVLNQDQAGRRISLYGSIDDQPALLILERAPFPTSQTYLTDVPAQLARIQNLGANDIYHWFMSRSGTETTKPDDADFFADLKINLIYPCTETHVKKYSKQGVRFVTETPDIYKDHIRPYMLSKREEGRLNWVFNIIEGRKEVEDVIYRTKLGEAGDEGFLMLPDLNWDRKTLDALHLLALVERRDIWSLRDLRKKHIPWLQHMKTHLIDATVKTYPSIEPDQLKLYVHYQPTYYHFHIHIVHVQLEAGATQATGKAVGLESIIETLGAMAGDDEAGMDGIAMSYTLGEASELWTEIFEPLKSSGAASRSQ